In Aminobacterium sp. MB27-C1, a single genomic region encodes these proteins:
- a CDS encoding transporter substrate-binding domain-containing protein: protein MSFGKKCGLYLLVVIFLAGFLLLFPQHGWSKSSGRVIYVVGDKALTPFEYLNDRQLPEGFFIDVLETIAKKQDLSLNFQMVHWTEVESLLYSSRVDLILGVVSAREESAILPHMAPIINIPSVPDVSQREAAFLPDVSGKEIGEFYFSLPVIKVPYAVFTRKGLEGSRLSDVAGKTVIVEQGSAEKAYLQSSYLTSKVLIVDNPVEGIHLVSSGQYDFVLMGLYQGLSMCKKLKINNVVPLESSLFTKEWGFTITHGDITLARMLKQGLSQIYSDGTYEKLYKKWFDQFKHEGFVDKTLLIKVLSAFVVAIFLILLWNFSLKKQVARVVKEREKLIDFIRDGILAVDSVGRITLINHSAMKLLGIHYDAEGEDVDSLVPEINLKGVLSSKEAVYDLEQNVGGAPLIINKVPVTINGQICGAIASFRDMSEIHAMAEEMTGVRMYVESLRVQNHEFMNKLQAIAGLIQLGKYTKALNFISQEQAPGQTMASMIAERIKNPAVGGILLGKMGRCRELGIGCEITPDSYCGESIKISDQALVIIVGNLMENAIEAMLQASIKVPRISFSIFDESNQIMLSVWDNAGGLTEENAEKIFEKGFSTKARPRTSGYGLYNIRRMVDALGGDICLDFKYGEYTEFIVTLPNGEGGDLIE, encoded by the coding sequence ATGAGCTTTGGGAAAAAATGCGGGTTGTATTTACTTGTTGTAATATTTTTGGCAGGGTTTTTGCTGCTTTTCCCTCAACATGGATGGAGCAAATCTTCTGGGCGTGTGATCTATGTTGTTGGGGACAAAGCATTGACTCCCTTTGAGTATCTTAACGATCGTCAGTTGCCAGAGGGGTTCTTTATCGATGTTTTGGAAACCATTGCCAAGAAGCAAGATCTTTCTCTTAATTTCCAAATGGTGCACTGGACAGAAGTGGAGTCTCTTCTTTATTCTTCTCGCGTTGATTTGATACTTGGCGTGGTAAGCGCAAGAGAAGAATCAGCTATTCTCCCCCATATGGCACCTATTATAAATATCCCCTCCGTTCCAGATGTATCTCAGAGAGAAGCAGCTTTTTTGCCTGATGTTTCTGGTAAGGAAATAGGCGAGTTCTATTTTTCTTTACCTGTCATCAAAGTTCCATACGCTGTTTTTACAAGAAAAGGTCTTGAAGGCAGCCGCTTAAGTGACGTTGCAGGAAAGACGGTGATTGTGGAGCAGGGAAGTGCAGAAAAAGCATATCTTCAATCAAGCTACCTCACGTCGAAAGTTTTAATCGTAGATAATCCTGTCGAAGGCATACATCTCGTTTCTTCGGGACAGTATGACTTTGTGCTGATGGGGCTTTATCAGGGATTATCTATGTGTAAAAAGCTCAAAATCAATAATGTAGTTCCGTTGGAATCCTCTCTTTTTACCAAAGAGTGGGGATTTACCATTACTCATGGGGATATTACATTGGCTCGAATGCTTAAACAAGGTTTGAGTCAAATATACAGTGACGGGACATATGAGAAACTTTATAAAAAATGGTTTGATCAATTTAAGCATGAAGGATTTGTTGATAAAACGCTTCTCATAAAGGTACTCAGTGCCTTTGTCGTTGCCATTTTCCTTATCCTTTTATGGAATTTCTCTTTGAAAAAACAGGTTGCACGAGTTGTGAAAGAGAGAGAAAAGTTGATCGACTTCATTCGAGATGGAATATTGGCTGTCGATTCTGTGGGACGTATAACTCTCATTAACCATTCAGCTATGAAGTTGCTTGGAATTCATTATGATGCTGAAGGTGAGGATGTCGACTCATTGGTTCCTGAAATTAATCTGAAGGGAGTTCTTTCTTCAAAAGAGGCTGTTTATGACCTTGAACAAAATGTAGGTGGCGCCCCTTTGATTATTAACAAGGTTCCAGTGACGATCAATGGTCAGATTTGCGGTGCAATAGCCAGTTTTCGTGATATGTCTGAAATACACGCCATGGCTGAAGAAATGACAGGTGTGCGCATGTACGTTGAATCGCTTCGCGTGCAGAACCATGAATTTATGAATAAGTTGCAAGCTATAGCAGGGCTTATCCAGCTGGGAAAATATACAAAGGCTCTGAATTTTATTTCTCAGGAACAGGCTCCAGGGCAAACAATGGCTTCTATGATAGCTGAACGAATTAAGAATCCGGCAGTAGGAGGTATTTTGCTTGGGAAAATGGGACGATGCCGAGAGCTTGGCATAGGTTGTGAAATTACCCCAGATAGCTACTGTGGAGAATCAATTAAAATTAGTGATCAGGCTCTGGTTATTATTGTGGGCAATCTTATGGAGAATGCTATCGAAGCCATGCTTCAAGCTTCAATAAAGGTTCCTCGTATCAGCTTTTCCATTTTCGATGAATCGAACCAGATTATGTTGAGTGTCTGGGATAATGCCGGAGGGCTAACGGAAGAAAATGCAGAGAAAATTTTCGAAAAGGGCTTTTCAACAAAGGCGCGACCACGAACGTCAGGTTATGGCCTATATAATATCAGGCGGATGGTTGATGCTTTAGGTGGCGATATTTGTCTTGATTTCAAATATGGAGAATATACTGAGTTTATAGTGACTCTCCCCAACGGAGAAGGAGGAGATCTGATTGAATAG
- a CDS encoding dipeptidase translates to MKRSVHGLFLIFLAVFFVVNPYLAEACTTVLVGKDVSIDGSVINSHTADSWYDSNLRVVQGAKYPKGTMMDVYINLLGEDRNPPRVIGQIPQAEETYTYFHVGYSCFNEHQLSIGESTVGQKDELQAFLPDARGILTIEQLEILALQRTKTARDAIRLIGSMAEKYGFLPSCAGQGESLTIADPYEAWIFEIRSVGFGWTPESKKSGAVWAARRVPDDEVAVVTNGSVLTYIDLSKPDYFMASKNYIDVAIEHGWYDPKREKSFNWRNAYTPKTGYWSMYAPWVRERLHYLYKSLAPSKEWDPNGDLACYPFSIKPEKKLGVRDVIALLRSPLEGTPFNMEEHPAWLVPDVNGHLSKSELATPFPDRAMRTLLNIPYHRPVSARTSYSFVSQSRSWLPDSVGGVMWFSLGHPHMSTYVPVYAGVTQTPSEWRNFNMDQFSPSSARWVFMLTGDLVNKRYQQAFRDLEEMRRPIEGDIFKRQSEVEKRALDLLKKDKDAAVSFLNEETEKNMNEVKQKFWDFCTFLIAKYTWNRSW, encoded by the coding sequence GTGAAACGCAGTGTACACGGTTTATTTTTGATTTTCTTAGCAGTCTTTTTTGTCGTAAATCCATATCTTGCGGAAGCATGTACCACTGTTTTAGTTGGTAAAGATGTGAGTATTGACGGTTCGGTTATTAACTCTCATACGGCAGATAGTTGGTATGATTCTAATTTGAGAGTTGTTCAAGGTGCAAAGTATCCAAAAGGAACAATGATGGATGTCTATATAAACCTTTTGGGAGAAGATAGAAATCCTCCACGTGTTATTGGACAAATACCCCAGGCAGAAGAGACATATACCTATTTTCATGTTGGGTATTCATGTTTCAATGAACATCAACTTTCTATTGGCGAGAGTACTGTGGGGCAGAAAGATGAATTACAAGCATTCTTACCAGATGCGAGGGGAATTTTAACTATAGAGCAACTTGAGATTTTAGCCCTTCAACGAACCAAAACGGCTCGCGATGCAATTCGTCTTATCGGTTCAATGGCTGAAAAATATGGCTTTCTTCCTTCTTGTGCAGGCCAGGGGGAGTCTCTTACAATTGCAGATCCCTATGAAGCCTGGATTTTTGAAATACGCAGTGTGGGCTTTGGCTGGACACCAGAAAGTAAAAAATCAGGTGCTGTCTGGGCTGCTCGGCGTGTTCCCGATGATGAAGTTGCTGTTGTAACAAATGGTAGCGTTCTTACATATATAGATCTTTCAAAGCCAGATTATTTTATGGCGTCAAAGAATTACATAGATGTAGCTATTGAACATGGTTGGTACGACCCTAAAAGGGAAAAATCTTTCAACTGGAGAAACGCCTATACCCCAAAAACGGGATATTGGTCGATGTACGCTCCATGGGTAAGAGAACGTTTGCATTACCTCTATAAATCATTGGCACCTTCAAAAGAGTGGGATCCCAATGGTGATCTCGCCTGTTATCCTTTTTCTATTAAACCAGAGAAAAAACTTGGAGTTCGAGACGTCATAGCTTTGCTTCGTTCTCCCCTTGAAGGAACTCCATTTAACATGGAGGAGCATCCGGCGTGGCTTGTTCCTGATGTAAATGGTCACTTGTCAAAAAGTGAGTTGGCAACGCCATTTCCAGATAGGGCCATGCGGACTCTTCTAAACATTCCTTATCACAGACCTGTATCGGCAAGAACGTCTTATAGCTTTGTTTCCCAATCGCGATCGTGGTTGCCTGATAGTGTCGGTGGAGTCATGTGGTTTTCGTTGGGACACCCTCACATGAGTACGTATGTTCCTGTTTATGCCGGTGTGACGCAAACTCCAAGTGAATGGCGCAATTTCAATATGGATCAGTTTTCACCTTCTTCTGCTCGATGGGTTTTTATGCTCACGGGAGATTTGGTCAATAAGAGATATCAGCAGGCTTTTCGTGATTTAGAAGAAATGAGAAGGCCAATAGAAGGTGACATCTTTAAAAGGCAGTCAGAAGTGGAGAAGAGGGCTCTTGATTTATTGAAAAAAGATAAGGATGCGGCTGTTAGTTTTCTAAATGAAGAGACAGAAAAAAATATGAACGAAGTCAAACAAAAATTCTGGGATTTTTGTACATTCCTTATAGCTAAATATACGTGGAACAGGTCTTGGTAG